A DNA window from Paramormyrops kingsleyae isolate MSU_618 chromosome 10, PKINGS_0.4, whole genome shotgun sequence contains the following coding sequences:
- the LOC111859828 gene encoding signal-induced proliferation-associated protein 1 isoform X1, which produces MQSDDLFVRKFCRQSPRPALTAMSFEPRRDPCLRSQVKPEWPPRREEEEVMLGESPPPSQAGPGLRSAGRSHIVQRSNSEVILGDLEASGTAYGARAKAPGMGSLGSQDNLSSLLHRDYGSLSSLERRSCARTEDSEEQMAQSPAALRFKDPLVLLGLQGTDIEPDGFSRALDVPDGEPLKQAKVPKQDAQNKKGKWSPTLAPRACPADCLPGATWVHNFAHYDVQSILFDLTEAVSSRDSIGRKKNITSGASAASHVQPSTSGAASQLVGGVGGDGGTAEDPEGQREMPLPLDEGDGNNNDMLLSCPHFRNETGGEERPGLGRVLGAGAPWLSLQTPNDAVSILEEPRESHIQQQPKTSYFIEHADLGAHYYRKYFYMKDHQNFFGVDERLGPVAISFRREEKEGSSGAQYNYRIIFRTTELKTLRGSVAEESVSTGARHTAPRGLPHRRLLEHILPELNLHCLRLASNSPKVPEILLKLDEQRLNFQRKVGIMYCRANQNSEEDMYNNEYAGPAFEEFLDLLGQKVRLQGFDKFRAQLDNKTDSTGTHSLYTKYQDYEIMFHVSTMLPYTPSNTQQLLRKRHIGNDIVTIVFQEPGALPFTPKTIRSHFQHVFIIVQVHHPCTENTYYRVAVTRSKDIPLFGPFFPKGARFLRSPAFRDFLLAKAVSAENAADKSEKFLSMATRTRQGYLKDLAENFVTTSPIDSSTKFPLLSRAVKRKDKLKSTKGAELHSAGALVWPVVASGGGACAERLPCLLVISGESVVLIESSSRLVVFNCNSRDVIGWKAVTEGGASGGPYLDIYYERGESISISVSESQVEDVREVVQRLKRVSGACEVREVMPLRDSVGHPGFMLSEDGFVMELQQSSYTESAGLQMGARVVRLCGRPLVALSAADRASLLRSAPRIHLTVIPPDKNGKQARSLSELYQKALQGTELKPGDNQSREAWVVEEQEEPRGQEAQEHWHSGVRDQRSLVSPPCPPLQRATSFQDDSASRPSPTGNYLLETPQLQPNPCSDRHFYDNRVQRRKMHIYEVPVEVQTTTPDLIPKALVEEKEDLQQQQALSSPCRTPEVVAPPTTEPVAPLDSTDHSSSAQNTQNSLNKILLEPSDSTDDEWQSISAVASACSSILEAMCHEGRRPAGDIAQAPGDGPVTDGRVDSIMNNSVESSNFPGDLGEKVSQLENILKRLQTDLQKEKEDKAELQAEVLTLRENNQRLRDESQSTVARLIKVTELLCRTTKH; this is translated from the exons ATGCAGTCAGACGACCTATTTGTCCGCAAGTTCTGCCGGCAAAGCCCGCGGCCCGCACTGACAGCCATGTCTTTCGAGCCCAGGCGAGACCCATGTCTGCGGTCGCAGGTCAAGCCTGAGTGGCCCCCtcggagagaggaagaggaagtcaTGCTTGGTGAGAGCCCGCCCCCCAGCCAGGCTGGCCCTGGTCTGCGCTCGGCCGGACGCAGCCACATCGTGCAGAGGAGCAACAGTGAGGTTATACTGGGCGATCTGGAAGCCTCAGGGACAGCCTATGGGGCGAGAGCAAAGGCACCCGGGATGGGGAGCCTAGGGTCGCAGGATAATCTCAGCTCACTCCTTCACCGGGATTATGGCAGTCTCTCTTCCCTGGAGCGGCGGTCATGTGCCCGCACGGAGGACAGCGAGGAGCAGATGGCCCAGAGCCCCGCCGCACTCCGCTTCAAAGACCCCCTCGTCTTGCTGGGCTTGCAAGGAACCGACATAGAACCTGATGGCTTCTCTCGTGCTCTCGATGTGCCAGACGGGGAGCCGCTGAAGCAGGCCAAGGTGCCAAAGCAAGATGCACAGAACAAGAAGGGTAAGTGGAGCCCCACGCTGGCGCCGCGGGCCTGCCCCGCCGACTGCCTGCCCGGGGCCACATGGGTGCACAACTTTGCGCACTACGACGTGCAAAGCATCCTCTTTGACCTGACGGAGGCGGTGTCAAGCCGCGACAGCATTGGCCGCAAGAAGAACATCACCTCAGGGGCCTCGGCGGCATCCCATGTCCAGCCCTCCACCTCGGGGGCAGCGTCccagctggtggggggggtcgGCGGCGATGGGGGGACGGCGGAGGACCCCGAAGGCCAGAGGGAGATGCCGCTGCCCCTGGACGAGGGAGACGGCAACAACAATGACATGCTGCTCAGCTGCCCTCACTTCCGCAACGAGACGGGGGGCGAGGAACGGCCGGGGCTGGGGCGAGTGCTCGGCGCGGGGGCGCCGTGGCTGAGCCTGCAGACCCCCAACGACGCCGTGTCCATCCTGGAGGAGCCCCGCGAGAGCCACATTCAACAGCAGCCCAAGACCAGCTACTTCATTGAGCACGCAGACCTGGGGGCGCACTACTACCGCAAGTACTTCTACATGAAGG ATCATCAGAATTTCTTTGGCGTGGATGAGCGGCTGGGCCCGGTGGCCATCAGCTtcaggagagaggagaaggaaGGATCAAGTGGTGCCCAGTACAACTACAGGATCATTTTCCGTACCACTGAG CTGAAGACGCTGAGGGGCTCCGTGGCAGAGGAGTCGGTGAGCACGGGGGCCCGGCACACGGCCCCGCGGGGCCTGCCCCACCGCCGGCTGCTGGAGCACATCCTGCCCGAGCTGAACCTGCACTGCCTGCGGCTGGCCTCCAACTCGCCCAAGGTCCCAGAGATACTGCTGAAGCTGGACGAACAGCGG CTGAACTTCCAGCGGAAGGTGGGCATAATGTACTGTCGGGCCAATCAGAACTCGGAGGAGGACATGTACAACAACGAGTATGCAGGCCCCGCCTTCGAGGAGTTCCTGGACCTACTGGGGCAGAAGGTTCGACTGCAGGGCTTCGACAAGTTCAGGGCTCAACTGGACAACAAGA CGGACTCTACCGGCACCCACTCGCTGTACACGAAGTACCAGGACTACGAGATCATGTTCCACGTGTCCACCATGCTCCCCTACACCCCCAGCAATACCCAACAG CTGTTGCGGAAGAGGCACATCGGCAACGACATCGTGACCATCGTGTTCCAGGAGCCCGGGGCATTGCCCTTCACGCCCAAAACCATCCGCTCTCACTTCCAGCACGTGTTCATCATCGTCCAGGTTCATCACCCCTGCACTGAGAATACCTACTACAG GGTGGCTGTGACGCGCTCCAAGGACATCCCCCTGTTCGGGCCCTTCTTCCCCAAGGGGGCTCGCTTCCTGCGGTCGCCGGCGTTCCGGGATTTCCTTCTGGCCAAGGCGGTGAGCGCGGAGAATGCTGCGGATAAGTCCGAGAAGTTCCTCTCCATGGCCACACGCACGCGTCAGGGATACCTGAAGGACCTGGCGGAGAACTTCGTCACCACCTCACCCATCGACTCCTCCACCAAGTTCCCTCTGCTCTCACGGGCCGTCAAGCGCAAGGACAAACTGAAGAGCACCAAGGGGGCGGAGCTGCACAGCGCCGGGGCTCTGGTGTGGCCGGTCGTGGCGTCCGGAGGCGGGGCCTGCGCTGAGAGGCTCCCCTGCCTGCTGGTCATCTCCGGGGAGTCCGTGGTGCTCATCGAATCCAGCTCCCGCCTGGTGGTGTTCAACTGCAACTCCCGCGACGTGATTGGCTGGAAGGCGGTGACGGAGGGCGGGGCCAGCGGCGGGCCCTACCTGGATATCTATTATGAGCGGGGAGAGTCGATCTCCATCAGTGTTTCTGAAAGCCAGGTGGAGGACGTCCGGGAGGTGGTGCAGAGACTAAAG AGGGTGTCCGGGGCCTGCGAGGTGCGGGAGGTGATGCCCCTGCGGGACTCGGTGGGCCACCCCGGCTTCATGCTTAGCGAGGACGGCTTCGTGATGGAGCTGCAGCAGTCCAGCTATACGGAGAGCGCAGGCCTGCAAATGGGGGCGCGCGTGGTGCGCCTGTgtgggcgccccctggtggccctGTCGGCCGCCGACCGGGCCAGCCTCCTGCGCTCCGCCCCCAGGATCCACCTCACTGTCATCCCGCCGGACAAGAACGGCAAGCAGGCCAG GAGTTTATCAGAGCTTTACCAGAAAGCCTTACAGGGCACTGAGCTGAAGCCCGGGGACAACCAGTCCAGGGAGGCCTGGGtggtggaggagcaggaggaaccTAGAGGTCAGGAGGCGCAGGAGCACTGGCACTCGGGAGTCAGGGACCAGCGCTCACTCGTGTCCCCACCATGCCCGCCCCTCCAGAGGGCCACCTCCTTCCAGGATGACAGCGCCAGCCGCCCATCTCCGACGGGCAACTACTTGCTGGAGACGCCGCAGCTGCAGCCGAACCCCTGCAGCGA CCGGCACTTCTACGACAATCGGGTTCAAAGGAGGAAAATGCACATCTACGAGGTTCCTGTGGAGGTGCAGACCACCACACCTGACCTCATCCCCAAAGCCTTggtggaggagaaggaggaccTGCAGcaacag CAGGCCCTGTCCTCACCCTGCCGCACCCCCGAGGTTGTGGCTCCGCCCACCACTGAGCCTGTGGCCCCCTTGGACAGCACTGACCACAGCTCCTCTGCCCAGAACACGCAGAACTCCTTAAACAAGa TCCTGTTGGAGCCCAGTGACTCCACCGATGACGAATGGCAGTCCATCTCTGCAGTGGCCTCTGCCTGTAGTAGCATCCTGGAGGCGATGTGTCACGAAG GAAGGAGACCGGCGGGAGATATAGCCCAAGCCCCAGGAGACGGCCCCGTCACAGATGGACGGGTGGACTCCATAATGAACAACAGCGTGGAGAG TAGCAATTTTCCTGGGGACCTCGGAGAGAAAGTGTCTCAGCTGGAAAACATTCTGAAGAGGCTGCAGACTGACCTGCAAAAG GAGAAGGAGGACAAGGCAGAGCTGCAGGCGGAGGTGCTAACCCTCAGGGAGAACAACCAGCGGCTGCGCGACGAGTCCCAGAGCACGGTGGCCCGGCTCATCAAGGTCACGGAGCTGCTGTGCAGAACCACCAAGCACTGA
- the LOC111859828 gene encoding signal-induced proliferation-associated protein 1 isoform X3: MQSDDLFVRKFCRQSPRPALTAMSFEPRRDPCLRSQVKPEWPPRREEEEVMLGESPPPSQAGPGLRSAGRSHIVQRSNSEVILGDLEASGTAYGARAKAPGMGSLGSQDNLSSLLHRDYGSLSSLERRSCARTEDSEEQMAQSPAALRFKDPLVLLGLQGTDIEPDGFSRALDVPDGEPLKQAKVPKQDAQNKKGKWSPTLAPRACPADCLPGATWVHNFAHYDVQSILFDLTEAVSSRDSIGRKKNITSGASAASHVQPSTSGAASQLVGGVGGDGGTAEDPEGQREMPLPLDEGDGNNNDMLLSCPHFRNETGGEERPGLGRVLGAGAPWLSLQTPNDAVSILEEPRESHIQQQPKTSYFIEHADLGAHYYRKYFYMKDHQNFFGVDERLGPVAISFRREEKEGSSGAQYNYRIIFRTTELKTLRGSVAEESVSTGARHTAPRGLPHRRLLEHILPELNLHCLRLASNSPKVPEILLKLDEQRLNFQRKVGIMYCRANQNSEEDMYNNEYAGPAFEEFLDLLGQKVRLQGFDKFRAQLDNKTDSTGTHSLYTKYQDYEIMFHVSTMLPYTPSNTQQLLRKRHIGNDIVTIVFQEPGALPFTPKTIRSHFQHVFIIVQVHHPCTENTYYRVAVTRSKDIPLFGPFFPKGARFLRSPAFRDFLLAKAVSAENAADKSEKFLSMATRTRQGYLKDLAENFVTTSPIDSSTKFPLLSRAVKRKDKLKSTKGAELHSAGALVWPVVASGGGACAERLPCLLVISGESVVLIESSSRLVVFNCNSRDVIGWKAVTEGGASGGPYLDIYYERGESISISVSESQVEDVREVVQRLKRVSGACEVREVMPLRDSVGHPGFMLSEDGFVMELQQSSYTESAGLQMGARVVRLCGRPLVALSAADRASLLRSAPRIHLTVIPPDKNGKQARSLSELYQKALQGTELKPGDNQSREAWVVEEQEEPRGQEAQEHWHSGVRDQRSLVSPPCPPLQRATSFQDDSASRPSPTGNYLLETPQLQPNPCSDRHFYDNRVQRRKMHIYEVPVEVQTTTPDLIPKALVEEKEDLQQQALSSPCRTPEVVAPPTTEPVAPLDSTDHSSSAQNTQNSLNKILLEPSDSTDDEWQSISAVASACSSILEAMCHEGRRPAGDIAQAPGDGPVTDGRVDSIMNNSVESSNFPGDLGEKVSQLENILKRLQTDLQKEKEDKAELQAEVLTLRENNQRLRDESQSTVARLIKVTELLCRTTKH, translated from the exons ATGCAGTCAGACGACCTATTTGTCCGCAAGTTCTGCCGGCAAAGCCCGCGGCCCGCACTGACAGCCATGTCTTTCGAGCCCAGGCGAGACCCATGTCTGCGGTCGCAGGTCAAGCCTGAGTGGCCCCCtcggagagaggaagaggaagtcaTGCTTGGTGAGAGCCCGCCCCCCAGCCAGGCTGGCCCTGGTCTGCGCTCGGCCGGACGCAGCCACATCGTGCAGAGGAGCAACAGTGAGGTTATACTGGGCGATCTGGAAGCCTCAGGGACAGCCTATGGGGCGAGAGCAAAGGCACCCGGGATGGGGAGCCTAGGGTCGCAGGATAATCTCAGCTCACTCCTTCACCGGGATTATGGCAGTCTCTCTTCCCTGGAGCGGCGGTCATGTGCCCGCACGGAGGACAGCGAGGAGCAGATGGCCCAGAGCCCCGCCGCACTCCGCTTCAAAGACCCCCTCGTCTTGCTGGGCTTGCAAGGAACCGACATAGAACCTGATGGCTTCTCTCGTGCTCTCGATGTGCCAGACGGGGAGCCGCTGAAGCAGGCCAAGGTGCCAAAGCAAGATGCACAGAACAAGAAGGGTAAGTGGAGCCCCACGCTGGCGCCGCGGGCCTGCCCCGCCGACTGCCTGCCCGGGGCCACATGGGTGCACAACTTTGCGCACTACGACGTGCAAAGCATCCTCTTTGACCTGACGGAGGCGGTGTCAAGCCGCGACAGCATTGGCCGCAAGAAGAACATCACCTCAGGGGCCTCGGCGGCATCCCATGTCCAGCCCTCCACCTCGGGGGCAGCGTCccagctggtggggggggtcgGCGGCGATGGGGGGACGGCGGAGGACCCCGAAGGCCAGAGGGAGATGCCGCTGCCCCTGGACGAGGGAGACGGCAACAACAATGACATGCTGCTCAGCTGCCCTCACTTCCGCAACGAGACGGGGGGCGAGGAACGGCCGGGGCTGGGGCGAGTGCTCGGCGCGGGGGCGCCGTGGCTGAGCCTGCAGACCCCCAACGACGCCGTGTCCATCCTGGAGGAGCCCCGCGAGAGCCACATTCAACAGCAGCCCAAGACCAGCTACTTCATTGAGCACGCAGACCTGGGGGCGCACTACTACCGCAAGTACTTCTACATGAAGG ATCATCAGAATTTCTTTGGCGTGGATGAGCGGCTGGGCCCGGTGGCCATCAGCTtcaggagagaggagaaggaaGGATCAAGTGGTGCCCAGTACAACTACAGGATCATTTTCCGTACCACTGAG CTGAAGACGCTGAGGGGCTCCGTGGCAGAGGAGTCGGTGAGCACGGGGGCCCGGCACACGGCCCCGCGGGGCCTGCCCCACCGCCGGCTGCTGGAGCACATCCTGCCCGAGCTGAACCTGCACTGCCTGCGGCTGGCCTCCAACTCGCCCAAGGTCCCAGAGATACTGCTGAAGCTGGACGAACAGCGG CTGAACTTCCAGCGGAAGGTGGGCATAATGTACTGTCGGGCCAATCAGAACTCGGAGGAGGACATGTACAACAACGAGTATGCAGGCCCCGCCTTCGAGGAGTTCCTGGACCTACTGGGGCAGAAGGTTCGACTGCAGGGCTTCGACAAGTTCAGGGCTCAACTGGACAACAAGA CGGACTCTACCGGCACCCACTCGCTGTACACGAAGTACCAGGACTACGAGATCATGTTCCACGTGTCCACCATGCTCCCCTACACCCCCAGCAATACCCAACAG CTGTTGCGGAAGAGGCACATCGGCAACGACATCGTGACCATCGTGTTCCAGGAGCCCGGGGCATTGCCCTTCACGCCCAAAACCATCCGCTCTCACTTCCAGCACGTGTTCATCATCGTCCAGGTTCATCACCCCTGCACTGAGAATACCTACTACAG GGTGGCTGTGACGCGCTCCAAGGACATCCCCCTGTTCGGGCCCTTCTTCCCCAAGGGGGCTCGCTTCCTGCGGTCGCCGGCGTTCCGGGATTTCCTTCTGGCCAAGGCGGTGAGCGCGGAGAATGCTGCGGATAAGTCCGAGAAGTTCCTCTCCATGGCCACACGCACGCGTCAGGGATACCTGAAGGACCTGGCGGAGAACTTCGTCACCACCTCACCCATCGACTCCTCCACCAAGTTCCCTCTGCTCTCACGGGCCGTCAAGCGCAAGGACAAACTGAAGAGCACCAAGGGGGCGGAGCTGCACAGCGCCGGGGCTCTGGTGTGGCCGGTCGTGGCGTCCGGAGGCGGGGCCTGCGCTGAGAGGCTCCCCTGCCTGCTGGTCATCTCCGGGGAGTCCGTGGTGCTCATCGAATCCAGCTCCCGCCTGGTGGTGTTCAACTGCAACTCCCGCGACGTGATTGGCTGGAAGGCGGTGACGGAGGGCGGGGCCAGCGGCGGGCCCTACCTGGATATCTATTATGAGCGGGGAGAGTCGATCTCCATCAGTGTTTCTGAAAGCCAGGTGGAGGACGTCCGGGAGGTGGTGCAGAGACTAAAG AGGGTGTCCGGGGCCTGCGAGGTGCGGGAGGTGATGCCCCTGCGGGACTCGGTGGGCCACCCCGGCTTCATGCTTAGCGAGGACGGCTTCGTGATGGAGCTGCAGCAGTCCAGCTATACGGAGAGCGCAGGCCTGCAAATGGGGGCGCGCGTGGTGCGCCTGTgtgggcgccccctggtggccctGTCGGCCGCCGACCGGGCCAGCCTCCTGCGCTCCGCCCCCAGGATCCACCTCACTGTCATCCCGCCGGACAAGAACGGCAAGCAGGCCAG GAGTTTATCAGAGCTTTACCAGAAAGCCTTACAGGGCACTGAGCTGAAGCCCGGGGACAACCAGTCCAGGGAGGCCTGGGtggtggaggagcaggaggaaccTAGAGGTCAGGAGGCGCAGGAGCACTGGCACTCGGGAGTCAGGGACCAGCGCTCACTCGTGTCCCCACCATGCCCGCCCCTCCAGAGGGCCACCTCCTTCCAGGATGACAGCGCCAGCCGCCCATCTCCGACGGGCAACTACTTGCTGGAGACGCCGCAGCTGCAGCCGAACCCCTGCAGCGA CCGGCACTTCTACGACAATCGGGTTCAAAGGAGGAAAATGCACATCTACGAGGTTCCTGTGGAGGTGCAGACCACCACACCTGACCTCATCCCCAAAGCCTTggtggaggagaaggaggaccTGCAGcaacag GCCCTGTCCTCACCCTGCCGCACCCCCGAGGTTGTGGCTCCGCCCACCACTGAGCCTGTGGCCCCCTTGGACAGCACTGACCACAGCTCCTCTGCCCAGAACACGCAGAACTCCTTAAACAAGa TCCTGTTGGAGCCCAGTGACTCCACCGATGACGAATGGCAGTCCATCTCTGCAGTGGCCTCTGCCTGTAGTAGCATCCTGGAGGCGATGTGTCACGAAG GAAGGAGACCGGCGGGAGATATAGCCCAAGCCCCAGGAGACGGCCCCGTCACAGATGGACGGGTGGACTCCATAATGAACAACAGCGTGGAGAG TAGCAATTTTCCTGGGGACCTCGGAGAGAAAGTGTCTCAGCTGGAAAACATTCTGAAGAGGCTGCAGACTGACCTGCAAAAG GAGAAGGAGGACAAGGCAGAGCTGCAGGCGGAGGTGCTAACCCTCAGGGAGAACAACCAGCGGCTGCGCGACGAGTCCCAGAGCACGGTGGCCCGGCTCATCAAGGTCACGGAGCTGCTGTGCAGAACCACCAAGCACTGA